The Streptosporangiales bacterium DNA window CGGCTTCGTGAGCTCACCGCGGCCGGCATGATGGACACCAAGAAGGCGCTGGAAGAGGCCGACGGCGACTTCGACAAGGCGGTAGAGATCCTCCGGCTCAAGGGAGCCAAGGACGTCAACAAGCGGCAGGGCCGTACGGCCGGCAACGGGCTGGTCGCGGCGCGCCTCGAGGGCACCGCGTCCGGCGTGCTCGTCGAGCTGAACTGCGAGACCGACTTCGTGTCGAAGAACGAGCGGTTCCAGGAGCTCGGCGAGCAGCTCGCCGAGCACGTGGCCGCCACGGCGCCGGCCGACCGCGACGCGCTGCTGAGCTCGTCGCTGTCCGGCAAGCCGGTCTCCGAGCTGGTCGCGGAGGCGAGCGCCGTGCTCGGCGAGAAGCTCGAGGTGGGCCGGTTCGGCTCCCTCGGCGGCGACGGCAAGTACGTCTTCCTGTACCTGCACAAGACCGACCCGGACCTGCCGCCGCAGATCGGCGTGCTCGTCGAGCTGGACGCGGACGCGCCCGAGGCCGGCAGGGACGTCGCGCAGCACGTCGCCGCGATGGCGCCGCGCTACCTGACCGCCGACGAGGTGCCGGCCGACGCGGTCGAGACCGAGCGCCGGTTGGCCGAGCAGATGGCCAAGGACGAGGGCAAGCCCGAGCAGGCGCTGCCGAAGATCGTCGAGGGCCGGGTGAACGCGTTCTACAAGGACACGGTGCTTGTCGACCAGCTGTTCGTGAAGGACGGCAAGAAGCCGGTGAAGTCGATCCTCGCCGAGGCGGGCGCGAACATCACCGGGTTCCTCCGGTTCCGCGTAGGCCAGGCCTGACGGATCACTACGGCACCGTGCCCTACCGCGAGTCGGGCACGGTGCCGTACCCGTCTCCGCGGCCGGGTGACTTGACCGTACGCCGCAACGTCGGTCAACATGCACATGTGAGCAGTTATTCAGATGAGGTCGTCGCGCCGCCGGACGACTGTGTGGTGCGG harbors:
- a CDS encoding elongation factor Ts, which produces MANFTAADIKRLRELTAAGMMDTKKALEEADGDFDKAVEILRLKGAKDVNKRQGRTAGNGLVAARLEGTASGVLVELNCETDFVSKNERFQELGEQLAEHVAATAPADRDALLSSSLSGKPVSELVAEASAVLGEKLEVGRFGSLGGDGKYVFLYLHKTDPDLPPQIGVLVELDADAPEAGRDVAQHVAAMAPRYLTADEVPADAVETERRLAEQMAKDEGKPEQALPKIVEGRVNAFYKDTVLVDQLFVKDGKKPVKSILAEAGANITGFLRFRVGQA